The sequence below is a genomic window from Streptomyces sp. NBC_00289.
GAGCTGGGCGTGCTGTCCATGGACGCCTCGCGCAATCTGATGGACGACCACCGGGAGTTCCTCGACGAGCTGGGCGTGCTGTCGGCGCGCAGGCTGCGCGAGGCGCGGCACGGCGAGACGGTCCTGGTCGCGGGCGCCAGGGCGGCCACCCAGACCCCGCCGATCCGGTCCGGCAAGCGGGTCATCTTCACCACCCTGGACGACGGCACCGGCCTGGTCGACCTCGCCTTCTTCGACGACTCCCACGACGCCTGCGCCCACACCGTCTTCCACTCCTGGCTGCTGCTGGTGCGCGGGGTGGTGCAGCGCCGCGGCCCGCGCAGCCTCAGCGTGGTCGGCGCGGCCGCCTGGAACCTCGCCGAACTGGTCGAACTGCGCGGCCGCGGCGGGCTCGACGTGGTGGCGGCGCGGCTGACGCGGGCGGCGGCGCCGGAGGAGGAGGCGGGCGCCGAGCACGACGGCGGGGGAGCGCGCCGGGCCCGGCTCGCCGGATCGGACGGGCGGCCCCCGCCGGCCGGCTCCGCCGCGCAGGACCCGATGGAGGCCGCCCGAGGCCGCAGCATCCGCCTGCCGACCGGATACGAGCTGCATCCGTGGGCGGATCTGCGCCCGGCGGGCGAAGAGCCCGCGAACGTCAGGAAGTTGTGGCACCAGAGCCCGGGGAGTGCGGGATGACCATCCTCTGCGTACGTTTTCAGCTGCCGTCGGCGAAGAAGGCCGCCCTGCCGGAACTGCTCGGCCTGATCGAGGAGTTCACCCCGGTCGTCGAGGCGCTGCCACCGGACGGGGCGCTGGCGGATCTGCGCGGCGCCGAACGGTACTTCGGGCGCGGCGCGGCCGAACTGGCCTCGGTGATCCGGGTGCGGGCGCTCGCGCTGCACGGGGTCGACTGTCTGCTCGGTGCCGGGCCCGGCCCGCTGCTGGCGCGGATGGCGCTGCGTGACGCCCGGCCCGGGGTGACGGGCGTGGTGCCCCAGGAGCCGGACCGGGTCGTGGAGTTCCTCGCCGGACGGCCCGTCGCCGCGCTGCCCGGCATCGGCGCCGAGTCCGCCCGCACGCTGTGCGCGTACGGCCTCGACACCCTCGGCCTGGTCGCGGCCGCCCCGCTGTCCACGCTGCAGCGCCTGGTCGGCGCGAAGGCGGGCCGTGAACTGCGCGAGAAGGCGAACGGCATCGACCGCGGCCGGGTGGTGCCGAACACCTGGGGGACCCACCTCCTTGCCGCCGAACGGCCCTTCACCCGGGACGAGGTGGAACCGGACCGGCACCGCCGCGCCCTTCTCTCGGCCACCGAGGAACTCGGCGCACGTCTCCGCGCCCTGGACAAGGTCTGCCGCACCCTGACCCTCACCGTGCGCTACGCCGACCTCCTCCGAACCGGCTCGAGCGGGGGCGCCCCCACCTCGACCGTCCGCAGTCGCACCCTCGAGGAGCCGACCGCGCACTCCGCGGCGCTGACGCGGGCGGCCTACGACATGTACGAGGCGCTCGGCCTCCAGCGGGACCGGGTCCGCGCGATCGTCGTGCGAGCCGAGGGGCTGAGCCCCGCCGAGCAGGCCTCCCACCAGCTCACCTTCGACCCCGTCGACGAGAAGGTGCGCCGGGTCGAGGAGGTGGCCGACCGCGCGCGGGCGAAGGTCGGGCCGAGGGCGGTGATGCCGGGAACGCTGGCGGCGTGAGTGCCCGTCCTCCGGCCTCAGTTGGCCCACGGCGGTGTGATCCGGGTGCCGTCCGCGAGCTCCGCCTCCAGGCCGATGGAGGTGGTGACCCAGGAGATGGCGGTCCGGTCGGCGGGGTTCTCGATTGCGACGGTCGCCCCGGGGTTGATGATCACCGTGTCGCCGGCGGCGAGGGGCGTGGTCTCGCCGTCGAGCGTGACCAGGAGCTCGCCGACGAGCAGATGGAAGATCTCCTCCCGGTTGACGGTGTGCGCGGGTGCCCTGGTCCCGGCGGGGATCTCGCCCCGCCAGGCGCACAGTTCCCTGCTTCCGGTGAGCGGGGTGGCGTACGAGACGAAGCGGACGCCGTGGATCTCGTGGGTGACGGCCTCGGACGAACGGACGACGGGCATGGGTGTGCCTCCTGGATCCTGCGGGTGACCGTGAAACAGATGGTCAAGCTGCTTGACTATATGCTCCTATGGTCAAGCTGCTTGACCGATCCGTCAAGGGTGTTTCAATGCAGTCGTGCAGAACTCCGAGGCCATGGCCCTGTCCGCCGCCCTGCTCGCCGTCGCCGGTGACCTCACGCAGCGCATCCACGACGGCGTGGTCGCCCGCGGCTTCGAGGGGGTGCGGCCGGCGCACGGCTTCGCCTTCGCCCGGCTCGCCCCCGACGGGGCGACGGCCACCGACCTCGCCGCCCATCTCGGGGTGACGAAGCAGGCCGCGAGCCAGCTGGTCGAGGAGATCGTGCGCAAGGGCTACGCCGAACGCCGGCCGCACCCCGAGGACGCGCGGGCCCGGCTGGTCGTGCTGACCGAACAGGGGTGGGCATGCACTCGGGCGGCCGAGGCGGCCGCGGCGGAAGCCGTGCGGGAGTGGGTCGAGTTGCTCGGCGAGGGTGAAGTGCGGGTGTTGTGCCAACAATTGGGGCGCATCGCACCCTATGGTCCCATCAGGCCTGCCTGGTGACGGTTCATCAGTGATTGACCGGCCCGATCGAGGGCCGTTCGCGGTCGTCGCTGGTCAGCACCGGTTATCACTGGAAGTTTTTACTGACGCGTAACTTCACACTTCTGCTACTCATCCGTAACTTGACGAGTGAACAGCATTCCTCGTGATCCGGATCACAGGGCGTAAGGCCGTCGCACCTCCCTTGAGCCGCAAGGAGATCACACGATGCTGCCCTGGAAACGAGCGCTCAGACCCCTCGCCGCCCTGCTGCTGACCGCAGCGGTCGCCGTGGTCCCCGCCGCCACCGCCCACGCCACCACCGCCACCGCCACCAGCACCGGCAGCGGTTGGAACGACTACTCCTGCAAGCCGTCCACCGCCCACCCCCGCCCCGTCGTCCTCGTTCACGGCACGTTCGCGAACTCCGTCGACAACTGGCTGGTCCTCGCGCCGTACCTGAAGGACCGCGGGTACTGCGTCTTCTCGTTCGACTACGGCCAACTCCCCGGCGTGCCCCTCTTCTACGGCCTCGGCCCCATCGACAAGTCGGCCGAGCAGCTCAAGACCTTCGTCGACAAGGTGCTCACCGCCACCGGCACCGCCGAGACCGACCTCGTCGGCC
It includes:
- a CDS encoding cupin domain-containing protein, whose amino-acid sequence is MPVVRSSEAVTHEIHGVRFVSYATPLTGSRELCAWRGEIPAGTRAPAHTVNREEIFHLLVGELLVTLDGETTPLAAGDTVIINPGATVAIENPADRTAISWVTTSIGLEAELADGTRITPPWAN
- a CDS encoding MarR family winged helix-turn-helix transcriptional regulator, coding for MQNSEAMALSAALLAVAGDLTQRIHDGVVARGFEGVRPAHGFAFARLAPDGATATDLAAHLGVTKQAASQLVEEIVRKGYAERRPHPEDARARLVVLTEQGWACTRAAEAAAAEAVREWVELLGEGEVRVLCQQLGRIAPYGPIRPAW